The following proteins come from a genomic window of Gadus morhua chromosome 11, gadMor3.0, whole genome shotgun sequence:
- the fzd1 gene encoding frizzled-1: MDYSKLRRAFFLFLCLSLNLGFISVEGQHDRGMSIPEHGFCQPISIPLCTDIAYNETIMPNLLGHTNQEDAGLEVHQFYPLVKVQCSPDLKFFLCSMYAPVCTVLEQALPPCRSLCERARQGCEALMNKFGFQWPDSLACEIFPVHGADELCVGQNVSGKSAPPNPTPEPTPFDNRPLKWQFKCPTSLQVPPYLNYRFLGQDDCGAPCEPKRSHGMMYFNEEELKFARIWIGIWSVLCCASTLFTVLTYLVDMKRFSYPERPIIFLSGCYTMVSIAYIAGFLLGDKVSCNDRFDNDIRTVVQGTKKEGCTILFMMLYFFSMASSIWWVILALTWFLAAGMKWGHEAIEANSQYFHLAAWAVPAVKTITILAVGQVDGDTLSGVCFVGVNSVDALRGFVLAPLFVYLFVGTSFLLAGFVSLFRIRTIMKHDGTKTEKLEKLMVRIGVFSVLYTVPATIVIACYFYEQAFREQWERTWISQTCKSYAVPCPAQNHPNVSPDFTVFMIKYLMTLIVGITSGFWIWSGKTLNSWRRFYTRLASNKQGETTV; the protein is encoded by the coding sequence ATGGATTATTCTAAACTCCGCCGTGCGTTTTTTTTGTTCCTGTGTCTTTCTCTAAACCTGGGATTTATCAGCGTCGAAGGACAACATGACCGAGGAATGTCTATTCCGGAGCATGGATTTTGCCAACCTATTTCCATTCCACTGTGTACGGACATTGCTTACAACGAGACCATCATGCCCAACTTGCTGGGACACACCAACCAAGAGGACGCGGGGCTCGAGGTGCACCAGTTCTACCCGCTCGTCAAAGTCCAGTGCTCTCCCGATCTCAAGTTTTTCCTGTGCTCCATGTACGCGCCCGTGTGCACGGTGCTAGAGCAGGCGCTGCCGCCGTGCAGGTCGCTGTGCGAGAGAGCCAGGCAGGGCTGCGAGGCGCTCATGAACAAATTCGGGTTCCAGTGGCCGGACAGCCTCGCCTGCGAGATCTTCCCCGTTCACGGGGCGGACGAGTTGTGCGTCGGACAGAATGTATCCGGCAAGAGCGCCCCGCCGAACCCAACCCCGGAGCCGACCCCTTTCGATAACCGGCCGTTGAAATGGCAGTTTAAGTGCCCGACCTCTCTGCAAGTTCCCCCTTATCTAAACTACCGTTTCCTGGGTCAGGACGACTGCGGTGCTCCATGCGAGCCCAAGAGATCGCACGGGATGATGTACTTCAACGAAGAGGAGCTGAAGTTCGCCCGGATATGGATCGGCATCTGGTCCGTGTTGTGCTGCGCCTCCACCCTGTTCACCGTGCTCACCTACCTGGTGGACATGAAGCGCTTCAGCTACCCGGAGCGCCCCATCATCTTCCTATCTGGCTGCTATACCATGGTGTCCATCGCCTACATCGCCGGCTTCCTTCTGGGCGACAAGGTGTCGTGCAACGACCGCTTCGACAACGACATCCGCACGGTGGTGCAGGGCACCAAGAAGGAAGGCTGCACCATTCTCTTCATGATGCTCTATTTCTTCAGCATGGCCTCGTCCATCTGGTGGGTGATCCTGGCCCTCACCTGGTTCCTGGCGGCGGGCATGAAGTGGGGCCACGAGGCCATCGAGGCCAACTCCCAGTACTTCCACCTGGCCGCGTGGGCGGTGCCAGCGGTGAAGACCATCACCATCCTGGCGGTGGGCCAGGTGGACGGCGATACGCTGAGCGGCGTGTGCTTCGTTGGCGTGAACAGCGTGGACGCGCTGCGCGGCTTCGTGCTGGCGCCGCTCTTTGTGTACCTGTTTGTCGGCACGTCCTTCCTGCTGGCCGGGTTCGTGTCACTGTTCCGGATCCGCACCATCATGAAGCACGACGGCACCAAGACGGAGAAGCTAGAGAAGCTGATGGTTCGCATCGGCGTGTTCTCTGTGCTGTACACGGTCCCCGCCACCATCGTCATCGCCTGCTACTTCTACGAGCAGGCCTTCCGGGAACAGTGGGAGCGCACGTGGATCAGCCAGACGTGCAAGAGCTACGCGGTGCCGTGCCCGGCCCAGAACCACCCCAACGTCAGCCCGGACTTCACGGTGTTCATGATCAAATACCTGATGACGCTCATAGTGGGCATCACTTCGGGGTTCTGGATCTGGTCGGGGAAGACGCTCAACTCCTGGAGGAGGTTCTACACGAGACTGGCCAGCAACAAACAGGGGGAGACCACTGTGTGA